Proteins encoded in a region of the Anopheles aquasalis chromosome 2, idAnoAquaMG_Q_19, whole genome shotgun sequence genome:
- the LOC126573146 gene encoding histone-lysine N-methyltransferase, H3 lysine-79 specific isoform X2, with protein sequence MATPNYKELKLQSPAGAEPFLYNWPFSIGTGHDSGIELIENVRWVCEDMPEIKSAIEEIDLSKLDTGDYDAMKNLCDRFNRAIDSVAALQKGTSLSNQRFTYPSRGLLKHIIQQVYNQAVVEPEKLNQYEPFSPEVYGETSFDLICQMIDQVDISADDVFVDLGSGVGQVVLQMAASTPVKVCFGIEKADVPSKYAEGMNTTFKLWMRWFGKKYGDYELIKGDFLADEHREKITAATIVFVNNFAFGPNVDHQLKERFADLKDGARIVSSKSFCPLNFRITDRNLSDIGTIMHVKEMSPLQGSVSWTGKPVSYYLHVIDRTKLERYFQRLKTKGTDEGSAGTGGGGGSGSHTTRASRSRKDNSHHHQKNIVNDDSTSDSDADGGPLGSRKLWAGWNSSKDGKTSASEEENNNNNSPVLRNGRIPVATKKRRKITRNKAPVKKADLAAASVAAAASAGAPSMLSPPASTVVAMAGVSAMVGGKKRGRVKKGRQRRPLNIAGLDLLHNETLLSTSEQAIGKRLPPAPGCVDQLLTSLAGDMQHNELDIPEAPSETPYALQILLDLYKSQFMKAIEAMRKPSYKDNVQQQIEREKERNQWLLNRAGQLEKQIKVLIDDSVALLKARMNELGISTTSQNDLLCKAKEIVGRHKELQVMAAKLQNQVNMMEQEQKRLVVQHVAKLTEQQQQHPHQQYIKTEDLELTPSSSSEVVLKAIANTLAQRKKLNAQVSNLENELNLIEKLTDERKASVTLTAASSGASALAPSNMATIISVARATEVRERDPALVPQRDHLQAGADVPTSGKISDNYPISRAIPASVAAPLPSVTITNSTNSQNVKQNAGNSRTSQRKSREHRTRSQEWPEIPDIGKIEENNPEILAQKILETGRQIEAGKLLAAGKNAMKERGEAGGGGGKHLPSSALPTAAPATSAASAPVLPPPASSMAHATTSSISSHQQYGNHHYPHHPDAALMPAPASTASINKAHHHRSSSGGPPVGAIAPQAPASGGSLPKCYLPGSNERHATESGSGSGRGNGKIHDSHKVVNFEDRLKSIITSVLQGSPKTNTTGTTTQQSTTPASGSGSQLPPQRGEVLQHRGSGGHQPLKVDQHSSPTKTGSGVYGGPPGQSKTTTVYLHSSPGGSNSHHQPPSVVTGPNGSQMMVVPHDMSARAISGGRDPSPTASSAQHLLQHHAPQQMHPHHPPSSPVTHPHAMHHQHQMQHHQSQQGMLNVITSGQHQLNPNAAIMTSSSPVPTSPYKMHSAGPAVSAGSMSALNKISPSSSSSASKYYSKGGAVAGGPPMHPMSHHSPGSSVVSTHQQILQQQERERERERAQLLYASHAAAGGIIAPSESVHPHHHLLHHHHRGQAQVIGDGGKMEFKAPDNFRYDSRSNPPPPIDAMGPSSGLQSHSRSSSTNSLDSLPLDYGVASANASGSGTSGRYSAGTVQQQPIPLVTHSPGQQQLQHSGGNNSRPGSTSSQPDYTQVSPAKMALRRHLSQEKLTHPPASGSQAAGTQQHGGVGTVKTIGDLVNGEIERTLEISNQSIINAAINMSAQQQPSPASAAGTSASTTSTNAAHTVINTNVQRPERVGIRLLEDGGAAVGPPSAYSPISRPGSVGEASKSPIHMQHQQHGRENLAQAGTGYSAKINSKAGVPVPGATNLVSSATISPRGTAQYSSAAAGASSGGGAPGDRMGTGVVYQQQGSGGPRHEPSIPYMALPRADMKPYLESYFNEAHNKRQQQLQQQQQQQQHHHHLQHPVQSPSPSSLPSSSIGLSHHNQHGMGPGSAMVHRGGQPVDLHRGSSAAQEPGMMQRSRDMLLMDEARMDRLNGGPPLEGLAASLQARVIATLKIKEEDEERHRRDLGTHHGTSVNLSNSSGSSSSHNNSNIHGGSLQIVQTAHIKSEKYASSSSSSSSSSSSSSMALKRTSPIVEHPAGTRPPKMMYTSSQAGVVADCSDTMLMNNPDLLHVARSSSGAAAATTGAIVGGRGGGLVVVPPLVMSPEINSLSAVVDDGRHHHHHHQLHHHQLHMRHHQHSRNDVDGQGTARLIAATTTFTTTTTTTTTSAITSTISTSATTTEAMLSGGSPSFTSSDAGASAKASIRPTMPTVSFIGGTPSVVGPRPKGKLARSTKTMLADGSSGYAGTGATASLNTVSLNAQASQSFGSVAGGKANTTNVTTTIIINSVTGTIECTTGGTTGTVTLNACSREPVEPAVYKILNKIIPSGPVKPAPPMDRSGVSGVAAGMIAQNGGDGVNARSNTLGQVVDERGPKSSDTCVAGAGAVVANADRLAARGECERAAGVKVITVPGGLYRDIASSTVTLALSTPPSSSQPSTIASTTRQHQQPQYLPHQQQLQLPASSFPQPTLVNGDGIVSARGRPPGTGPPPQPSTTSGNGNDSILK encoded by the exons ATGGCAACACCCAACTATAAGGAGCTGAAACTGCAATCGCCGGCCGGTGCCGAACCGTTCCTCTATAACTGGCCGTTTTCGATCGGCACAGGACACGATTCTGGCATCGAGCTGATCGAAAATGTGCGCTGGGTGTGCGAGGATATGCCTGAGATCAAATCGGCGATCGAGGAGATCGATCTCAGTAAGCTCGACACTGGCGACTACGATGCGATGAAGAACCTCTGTGATCGGTTCAATCGAGCAATTGACAGTGTGGCCGCCCTG caaaaaggcACTTCACTATCGAACCAGAGGTTTACCTATCCATCCCGGGGGCTGCTGAAGCACATTATACAACAGGTGTACAATCAGGCTGTTGTGGAACCGGAGAAGCTGAATCAGTACGAGCCCTTCTCACCGGAGGTGTACGGTGAAACGTCGTTTGATCTGATCTGCCAGATGATCGATCAGGTGGACATCAGTGCGGACGATGTGTTTGTCGATTTGGGTTCCGGCGTTGGTCAGGTGGTGCTGCAGATGGCAGCTTCGACACCGGTAAAGGTGTGCTTCGGCATCGAGAAGGCGGATGTCCCGTCGAAGTACGCCGAAGGTATGAACACGACATTCAAGCTGTGGATGCGATGGTTCGGCAAAAAATATGGCGATTATGAGCTGATCAAGGGCGACTTTTTGGCTGATGAACATCGGGAGAAAATCACGGCAGCGACGATTGTGTTTGTGAACAACTTTGCCTTCGGTCCGAACGTCGACCATCAGTTGAAGGAGCGGTTCGCAGATCTAAAGGATGGAGCCCGTATCGTATCGTCGAAAAGCTTCTGCCCGTTGAACTTTCGCATCACGGATCGCAATCTGAGCGATATCGGTACGATAATGCACGTTAAGGAGATGTCACCGTTGCAAGGATCAGTCTCCTGGACGGGGAAGCCTGTCTCGTACTATCTGCACGTGATCGATCGCACCAAGCTGGAACGGTACTTTCAGCGGCTTAAAACCAAGGGAACGGATGAGGGTAGTGCCGGCacgggtggaggtggaggcagTGGATCACACACAACGCGAGCCTCTCGCTCGCGCAAGGATAacagtcaccatcatcagaaGAATATCGTGAATGACGATAGCACATCGGACAGTGATGCCGACGGTGGTCCGTTGGGTTCGCGCAAACTGTGGGCCGGTTGGAATAGCAGTAAGGATGGTAAGACGAGTGCGTCGGAAGaggagaacaacaacaacaattcgcCGGTTCTGCGTAACGGTCGCATACCGGTAGCaacaaagaaacgaagaaagatTACGCGAAACAAGGCGCCAGTAAAGAAAGCAGATCTCGCCGCAGCCAGCGTTGCAGCCGCCGCTTCGGCTGGTGCGCCATCGATGCTGTCTCCTCCGGCCAGCACGGTAGTAGCCATGGCAGGGGTGTcagcgatggttggtggtaaAAAGCGAGGACGCGTCAAGAAAGGTCGGCAGCGTAGACCGCTCAATATTGCTGGGCTGGATCTGCTCCACAACGAAACACTGCTCAGTACCTCGGAGCAAGCGATCGGCAAACGACTACCTCCGGCGCCCGGCTGTGTTGATCAGCTGCTAACTTCACTGGCTGGTGATATGCAGCATAATGAGCTCGACATTCCGGAGGCACCTTCGGAAACACCGTACGCGCTGCAGATTCTCCTGGACCTGTACAA ATCTCAGTTTATGAAGGCGATCGAAGCAATGCGTAAACCGTCGTACAAGGACAACGTTCAGCAACAGATTGAACGCGAGAAGGAGCGCAATCAGTGGCTCTTGAACCGAGCAGGGCAGTTAGAGAAGCAGATCAAGGTGCTAATCGATGATAGTGTAGCACTTCTCAAGGCGCGCATGAATGAGTTGGGCATTAGCACGACGAGCCAGAATGATCTGCTGTGCAAGGCGAAGGAGATAGTGGGACGACACAAGGAGTTGCAGGTGATGGCAGCCAAGCTGCAGAACCAGGTGAACATGATGGAGCAAGAACAGAAGCGATTGGTAGTCCAACACGTGGCGAAActgaccgagcagcagcagcagcatccacaccAGCAGTATATCAAAACGGAAGATCTTGAGCTAACGCCATCGAGCTCTAGCGAGGTGGTGCTGAAGGCAATCGCCAACACTCTTGCCCAGCGCAAGAAGCTCAATGCCCAAGTCTCGAATCTGGAGAATGAGTTGAAtctgattgaaaaattaactGACGAACGAAAGGCGTCGGTTACTTTGACGGCCGCATCTAGCGGGGCTTCGGCATTGGCTCCGTCAAACATGGCCACGATTATCTCCGTCGCTCGAGCGACAGAAGTACGCGAACGGGACCCGGCACTTGTTCCACAGAGAGATCATTTACAAGCGGGCGCGGATGTTCCAACCAGCGGAAAGATAAGTGACAACTATCCAATATCACGTGCCATCCCAGCTTCCGTGGCTGCTCCGCTACCATCGGTGACCATAACTAACAGCACAAACAGCCAGAATGTGAAACAGAATGCGGGTAACTCGCGTACCTCGCAGCGAAAATCACGCGAACACCGTACGCGTTCGCAAGAATGGCCCGAAATTCCGGACATTGGGAAAATTGAGGAGAACAATCCAGAGATTTTAGCTCAGAAAATCTTGGAAACGGGGCGACAAATCGAAGCCGGAAAGTTACTAGCAGCTGGAAAGAATGCAATGAAGGAACGAGGAGaagctggtggcggcggcggcaaacATTTGCCGTCCTCGGCGTTACCAACGGCTGCTCCAGCGACGTCGGCCGCCTCTGCACCAGTTCTtcctccaccagcatcatccatGGCACATGCTACGACGAGTAGTATATCTTCTCATCAGCAGTATGGTAACCACCATTACCCACATCATCCGGATGCAGCCCTTATGCCAGCACCGGCATCTACCGCTTCGATTAACaaagcacatcatcatcggagctCCAGTGGAGGGCCTCCGGTGGGAGCCATCGCACCACAAGCGCCTGCCAGTGGTGGATCTCTACCGAAATGCTATTTGCCCGGATCCAATGAGCGTCACGCGACAGAAAGTGGGAGTGGTAGTGGACGAGGAAACGGGAAGATACACGATTCACATAAAGTGGTCAATTTCGAGGACCGGCTGAAAAGCATTATTACTTCAGTGCTTCAGGGATCTCCGAAAACAAACACTACAGGGACGACGACCCAGCAATCAACAACGCCTGCAAGCGGAAGTGGTTCACAATTACCGCCTCAACGTGGGGAAGTATTGCAACATCGTGGTAGCGGTGGTCACCAACCCCTGAAGGTGGATCAGCATAGTTCACCAACGAAGACCGGTTCGGGAGTTTATGGAGGTCCTCCAGGGCAGAGCAAAACCACCACTGTTTACCTACACTCTTCACCTGGTGGCTCGAACAGccatcaccagccaccatcggTAGTAACGGGACCGAATGGATCGCAGATGATGGTAGTTCCTCACGATATGTCTGCACGGGCGATTTCCGGTGGAAGAGATCCAAGTCCAACGGCCTCTTCAGCGCAACATCTTCTGCAGCATCATGCGCCGCAGCAAATGCATCCGCATCATCCGCCCTCTTCTCCTGTTACTCATCCTCATGCcatgcatcatcagcatcaaatgCAACACCATCAGTCGCAACAAGGAATGCTGAATGTCATTACGAGCGGTCAGCATCAGCTCAATCCAAACGCTGCTATCATGACATCCTCCTCGCCAGTGCCAACTTCACCGTACAAGATGCATTCCGCTGGACCGGCGGTATCCGCTGGTTCCATGAGCGCATTGAACAAAATCTCTCCGAGTTCCTCGTCGTCCGCGTCAAAGTACTACTCGAAAGGTGGAGCTGTTGCAGGAGGTCCCCCGATGCATCCGATGAGCCATCACTCGCCGGGTTCTTCAGTCGTTAGCACGCATCAGCAGATCCTTCAGCAACAGGAACGTGAGCGAGAAAGGGAACGTGCACAACTTCTCTACGCAAGTCATGCTGCAGCCGGCGGGATTATCGCACCTTCCGAATCCGtacatccgcatcatcatctgcttcatcatcatcatcgcggtcAAGCGCAGGtgattggtgatggtggtaaaaTGGAGTTTAAGGCTCCTGACAACTTTCGCTATGATTCACGAAGCAACCccccaccaccgatcgatgcaaTGGGACCTTCTTCCGGACTGCAGAGTCACTCTCGCAGCTCGTCCACGAATTCGCTGGATAGTCTACCGCTGGACTATGGGGTAGCTAGTGCGAATGCTTCGGGCAGCGGTACCAGTGGCCGTTATAGTGCCGGCACagtgcaacaacaaccaattCCCCTTGTCACCCATTCACCgggacagcagcagttgcagcacaGCGGAGGAAACAACTCGCGACCCGGTTCAACCTCTTCGCAACCCGATTACACGCAGGTTTCGCCCGCTAAGATGGcgcttcgtcgtcatctttcACAGGAGAAACTTACGCATCCACCAGCCTCCGGCAGTCAAGCGGCTGGAACGCAACAGCACGGTGGTGTCGGCACAGTCAAGACGATCGGTGATCTGGTGAATGGCGAAATTGAGCGAACTCTGGAAATATCCAATCAATCGATTATTAACGCTGCCATAAATATGTCTGCCCAGCAACAACCGAGTCCGGCAAGTGCAGCAGGCACTTCAGCATCAACAACCAGCACGAATGCAGCCCATACGGTCATTAATACGAATGTACAAAGACCAGAACGGGTCGGGATTCGACTACTAGAGGATGGTGGGGCGGCAGTTGGACCACCGAGTGCTTATAGCCCCATTTCGCGACCGGGCAGTGTCGGAGAGGCAAGCAAATCTCCGATACATatgcagcatcaacagcacggACGTGAAAATCTCGCACAAGCTGGTACGGGCTACAGTGCGAAAATAAATTCCAAAGCAGGAGTACCTGTTCCTGGAGCAACCAACTTAGTCTCCTCTGCGACTATCTCGCCACGTGGGACGGCGCAATATTCTTCAGCGGCCGCCGGCGCATCTTCCGGAGGAGGCGCTCCGGGTGATCGCATGGGAACTGGCGTGGTGTATCAGCAGCAAGGATCAGGAGGACCAAGACATGAACCTTCAATTCCTTACATGGCGCTTCCGCGTGCTGATATGAAACCGTACCTGGAATCGTACTTCAACGAAGCACATAACAAACGACAACAGcaactccaacagcagcagcagcagcagcagcaccatcatcacctgcaGCATCCAGTGCaatctccatcaccatcatcgttacCCTCTTCCAGTATCGGTCTGTCGCACCACAATCAACACGGGATGGGTCCGGGTTCAGCGATGGTACATCGTGGAGGGCAGCCGGTGGATCTGCACCGGGGATCTTCAGCGGCACAGGAGCCGGGTATGATGCAACGATCCCGCGATATGCTGCTAATGGACGAAGCCCGCATGGATCGGCTTAATGGGGGTCCTCCACTGGAAg GGTTGGCAGCATCGCTACAGGCGCGTGTAATAGCTACGTTGAAGATcaaggaagaggacgaggaacGTCATCGACGGGATCTCGGTACTCATCATGGTACTTCCGTAAACCTtagcaacagtagcggcagcagcagcagccacaataATAGCAATATCCACGGGGGAAGCCTTCAGATAGTACAAACCGCACACATTAAGTCTGAAA AATACgcctcatcttcatcttcgtcgtcttcatcgtcgtcctcatcgtcgatGGCACTGAAGCGTACCTCGCCGATCGTAGAACATCCGGCTGGTACTCGGCCTCCAAAGATGATGTATACATCCTCACAGGCCGGTGTCGTCGCCGATTGTTCCGATACGATGCTCATGAACAATCCGGATTTGTTACACGTAGCACGTAGTAGTAGtggcgcagctgctgctaccacagGAGCAATAGTtggtggtcgcggtggtggCTTAGTGGTCGTACCGCCGTTGGTAATGAGTCCGGAAATCAATTCCCTGTCGGCAGTGGTCGACGATGGgcggcatcatcaccatcatcatcagttgcaccatcatcagctgcacatgcggcatcatcagcattcgCGCAATGACGTTGACG GCCAAGGTACTGCGCGCCTGATCGCGGCTACTACTACCttcactaccactactactactaccactactagtGCTATCACCTCTACTATCTCTACCTCCGCCACAACTACCGAAGCTATGCTCAGCGGTGGCAGTCCTTCCTTCACTAGTAGCGATGCTGGCGCTTCAGCTAAAGCTTCCATCAGACCAACGATGCCAACAGTATCCTTCATCGGTGGCACACCGAGCGTTGTTGGTCCGAGGCCAAAGGGAAAGCTCGCGAGGAGCACCAAGACGATGCTCGCGGACGGATCGTCCGGGTATGCAGGCACTGGAGCGACAGCCTCTCTCAACACCGTGAGCCTTAACGCTCAGGCATCACAGTCTTTCGGATCGGTTGCCGGTGGCAAGGCTAATACGACTAACGTTACTACCACTATCATAATCAACAGCGTGACCGGTACGATCGAATGTACTACCGGCGGCACTACCGGGACGGTAACGCTAAATGCCTGCTCGCGGGAACCAGTGGAACCTGCGGTGTACAAAATCCTGAACAAGATCATACCATCCGGCCCGGtcaaaccagcaccaccgatggaCCGGAGTGGTGTTAGTGGTGTAGCGGCCGGAATGATTGCGCAgaacggtggtgatggggtTAACGCAAGAAGTAATACTCTGGGTCAAGTAGTAGATGAGCGTGGGCCAAAGTCGTCGGATACTTGTGTTGCTGGGgccggtgctgttgttgctaacGCGGATCGGCTGGCGGCCAGAGGCGAGTGTGAACGTGCGGCTGGTGTAAAGGTAATAACCGTTCCGGGTGGTTTATATCGTGACATTGCTAGTAGCACTGTCACGCTGGCACTTTCAACACCGCCGTCGTCATCACAGCCGTCTACGATCGCTTCAACCacgcggcagcaccagcaaccacagTATCTgccccatcagcagcaactgcaactgccTGCTTCCTCCTTCCCCCAGCCAACACTAGTGAACGGAGACGGAATCGTATCGGCTAGAGGAcgaccaccgggcaccggaccaccaccgcagccatCGACGACTAGTGGCAACGGCAATGATAGTATTCTCAAATGA